A single region of the Alteriqipengyuania flavescens genome encodes:
- a CDS encoding CaiB/BaiF CoA transferase family protein: MTKEHPLAGIRVVELARVLAGPWAGQILADLGAEVIKVEGPAGDETRGWGPPWIENADGTRDAAYYHATNRGKRSVTADFATEEGRAKTLALIADADVVIENFKLGGLAKYGLDYASLAADHPRLVWCSITGFGQDGPYAPRPGYDFIVQAMSGIMDLTGEPEGAPQKIGVAYADIMTGLYSAIGIQAALLQRERTGKGQQVDMALFDVMTGTLANQAMNYLASGTSPTRMGNRHPNVVPYEAFPCSDGWLIIAVGNDRQFARLVDLLDLPRREDWATNGGRVEHRAALSDAIAAKTKGYTRDGLLAALEGANIPGGPINTVADALEDPQIAARGMRVTLERADGVSVEGIRTPIRFSGAGLRLETPSPVKGQDN; the protein is encoded by the coding sequence GTGACGAAGGAGCACCCGCTCGCCGGGATCAGGGTCGTCGAACTCGCCCGCGTGCTGGCCGGGCCGTGGGCGGGGCAGATCCTCGCCGACCTTGGCGCGGAAGTCATCAAGGTCGAAGGCCCCGCAGGCGACGAAACGCGCGGCTGGGGCCCGCCGTGGATTGAGAATGCGGACGGCACGCGCGATGCGGCCTATTACCACGCCACCAACCGCGGCAAGCGCAGCGTCACCGCCGACTTCGCCACCGAGGAAGGCCGGGCGAAAACACTTGCGCTCATCGCCGATGCGGACGTGGTGATCGAGAATTTCAAGCTCGGCGGCCTTGCGAAATACGGGCTCGACTACGCCAGCCTCGCGGCCGATCACCCACGCCTCGTGTGGTGTTCGATCACCGGTTTCGGGCAGGACGGACCCTATGCCCCGCGCCCGGGATACGACTTCATCGTCCAGGCGATGAGCGGGATCATGGACCTGACCGGCGAACCCGAGGGCGCGCCGCAGAAGATCGGCGTTGCCTATGCCGATATCATGACCGGGCTGTATTCCGCCATCGGGATCCAGGCGGCGCTGTTGCAGCGGGAGCGGACGGGGAAGGGCCAGCAGGTCGACATGGCGCTGTTCGACGTGATGACCGGCACTCTCGCCAACCAGGCAATGAATTACCTCGCCAGCGGCACCAGCCCGACGCGCATGGGCAACCGCCATCCCAATGTGGTGCCATACGAGGCCTTCCCGTGCAGCGACGGGTGGCTGATCATCGCGGTCGGCAACGACCGGCAATTCGCGCGGCTGGTCGACCTGCTCGACCTTCCCCGGCGCGAGGATTGGGCCACCAACGGCGGTCGTGTGGAGCACCGCGCCGCCCTGTCGGATGCGATTGCCGCGAAGACGAAGGGCTACACCCGCGACGGGCTGCTCGCCGCTCTGGAGGGGGCGAACATCCCCGGCGGCCCGATCAACACCGTTGCGGACGCGCTGGAAGACCCGCAGATCGCCGCGCGCGGGATGCGCGTGACGCTGGAGCGCGCAGACGGCGTCAGCGTGGAGGGTATCCGCACGCCCATCCGCTTTTCCGGTGCCGGATTGCGGCTGGAAACCCCGTCCCCCGTGAAGGGGCAGGACAACTGA
- a CDS encoding acyl-CoA dehydrogenase encodes MAEMAPFDWSDPFRLEDQLTEEERMIRDAAHGFAQGELQPRVIEAFANEIDAPELFPLMGQAGMLGVTIPEDLGGSGASYVAYGLVAREIERVDSGYRSMASVQSSLVAYPIHAFGTPEQHAKYLPGLCSGELIGCFGLTEPDAGSDPAGMKTVAKKDGDGYVLNGSKTWISNAPFADVFVVWAKSEEHGGGIKGFVLEKGMKGLSAPKIEGKISLRASTTGMIVMDDVKVGADALLPEVQGLKGPFSCLNRARYGISWGALGAAEFCMHAARQYGLDRHQFGVPLASKQLYQKKLADMMTDISLGLQASLQVGRLMDEGKFAPEMISIVKRNNVGKALEIARHARDMHGGNGISEEYQVIRHMVNLETVNTYEGTADVHALILGRAITGIAAF; translated from the coding sequence ATGGCCGAAATGGCACCTTTCGACTGGTCCGATCCCTTCCGCCTGGAAGACCAGCTTACCGAAGAAGAACGCATGATCCGCGACGCCGCGCACGGTTTTGCGCAAGGCGAGCTGCAACCGCGCGTGATCGAGGCTTTCGCCAACGAGATCGACGCGCCGGAGCTGTTCCCGCTGATGGGCCAGGCGGGGATGCTGGGCGTCACCATCCCCGAAGACCTCGGCGGATCGGGCGCGAGCTATGTCGCCTACGGCCTCGTCGCGCGCGAGATCGAACGGGTCGACAGCGGATATCGTTCGATGGCGAGCGTGCAGAGCTCGCTGGTCGCCTATCCCATCCACGCGTTCGGTACGCCCGAACAGCACGCCAAGTACCTCCCCGGCCTGTGTTCGGGTGAGCTGATCGGCTGTTTCGGCCTGACCGAGCCTGATGCCGGCTCCGACCCTGCGGGCATGAAGACCGTCGCGAAAAAGGACGGCGACGGATACGTGCTGAACGGCAGCAAGACCTGGATTTCCAACGCGCCTTTCGCCGATGTCTTTGTGGTCTGGGCCAAGAGCGAGGAGCACGGCGGCGGCATCAAGGGCTTCGTGCTCGAAAAGGGTATGAAGGGCCTGTCGGCCCCCAAGATCGAAGGCAAGATTTCGCTGCGCGCCAGCACCACCGGCATGATCGTGATGGACGATGTGAAGGTCGGGGCCGATGCGCTGCTACCCGAAGTGCAGGGGCTGAAGGGACCGTTCAGCTGCCTCAACCGCGCGCGCTACGGCATCAGCTGGGGCGCGCTGGGCGCGGCGGAGTTCTGCATGCACGCCGCACGGCAATACGGCCTCGACCGGCACCAGTTCGGCGTGCCGCTCGCCAGCAAGCAGCTCTACCAGAAGAAGCTGGCCGACATGATGACCGACATTTCGCTGGGTCTGCAGGCCAGCCTGCAGGTCGGCCGACTGATGGACGAAGGCAAATTCGCGCCAGAGATGATCAGCATCGTGAAGCGCAACAATGTTGGCAAGGCGCTGGAAATCGCCCGCCACGCCCGCGACATGCACGGCGGTAACGGCATTTCGGAAGAATACCAGGTCATCCGCCACATGGTGAATCTGGAAACGGTCAACACCTACGAAGGCACCGCCGACGTTCACGCGCTGATCCTGGGCCGCGCGATCACCGGGATCGCCGCGTTCTAG
- a CDS encoding response regulator, which produces MHGPADTKDRPVVMIAEDEFLVALDMSETVEIAGFGIEGPHATVQAAEEALAQVTPDCAVLDINLYDHDVFPLADKLQAAHVPIIFHSAHGQKHDLQERYPDAQLCEKPCPPSQLLDIIRATVKEHETA; this is translated from the coding sequence ATGCACGGTCCCGCCGACACCAAAGACCGTCCCGTGGTGATGATTGCAGAGGATGAATTCCTCGTCGCGCTCGACATGAGCGAAACGGTCGAGATTGCCGGCTTCGGCATCGAAGGACCGCATGCCACCGTGCAGGCGGCGGAAGAAGCGCTGGCCCAGGTGACGCCCGATTGCGCCGTGCTCGACATCAACCTGTACGATCACGACGTCTTCCCGCTGGCCGACAAGCTGCAGGCCGCCCACGTGCCGATCATCTTCCATTCCGCGCATGGGCAAAAGCATGACCTGCAGGAACGTTATCCCGATGCGCAGCTGTGCGAAAAGCCCTGCCCGCCATCGCAGCTGCTCGACATCATCCGTGCCACGGTGAAGGAACACGAGACCGCCTGA
- a CDS encoding OmpA family protein produces the protein MMTRNVGKIAGGAVLVIALGWLGAARSGPDIVAPLEAAAAREIAANGGVGVTADFTLGDRWLTRHPILEGGERLPDAVRADIARAVDAIPGVGGISWGNGGTPDAVEAAAAQSPLHCQEDVEALLRARSIRFEESSAAIERGSVALVDEVAEALRPCLGAIIAITGHTDRSGPEPGNIALSGQRAAAVRDALMRRGIPADGLRIRGVGSREPVEGLDPADPANRRIEFDVVATVPLRPTPIDTPGPR, from the coding sequence ATGATGACCCGCAATGTAGGGAAAATCGCCGGCGGGGCGGTGCTGGTCATCGCGCTCGGCTGGCTGGGCGCGGCGCGCAGCGGGCCCGACATCGTCGCCCCGCTCGAGGCTGCGGCGGCAAGGGAAATCGCGGCCAATGGCGGGGTCGGCGTGACGGCCGATTTCACGCTTGGCGACAGGTGGCTGACCCGCCACCCTATCCTGGAAGGCGGGGAGCGGCTGCCCGATGCGGTGCGCGCCGATATTGCCCGGGCGGTCGACGCCATTCCGGGCGTGGGCGGCATCAGCTGGGGCAATGGCGGCACGCCCGACGCGGTGGAGGCCGCTGCGGCGCAAAGCCCGCTCCACTGCCAGGAAGATGTCGAGGCTTTGCTGCGTGCCCGTTCCATCCGCTTCGAGGAATCCTCTGCCGCCATCGAGAGAGGCAGCGTCGCGCTGGTGGACGAGGTGGCAGAAGCGCTGCGCCCGTGCCTCGGCGCGATCATCGCCATCACCGGCCACACCGACCGTTCGGGGCCGGAGCCCGGCAACATCGCCCTGTCCGGCCAGCGCGCCGCAGCCGTGCGCGACGCGCTGATGCGGCGCGGCATCCCGGCGGACGGGCTGCGCATCCGCGGCGTCGGCAGCCGCGAGCCGGTCGAAGGCCTCGATCCCGCCGACCCGGCCAACCGCCGGATCGAATTCGACGTGGTGGCCACCGTGCCGCTGCGCCCGACGCCGATCGACACGCCGGGGCCGCGCTGA
- a CDS encoding lipopolysaccharide biosynthesis protein, with the protein MSDPDGKGAPPANPATKPGPDAAGGDIAALAKGGQTNFFGFLLRLAARIPFLFIAGRMYGDEAMGRFAAALVIIELTSQLACLGQKRGLAQQLSQDEDRHPSHVIADGMVMSAIVAACFMVLLSLFPDPMFPRGRNDDLALLLPLSILPFCLTEIALAGCAYRYDIGTTVKARAVVEPWTISIAAGVLFYLTPDAGLELAYVLSIFAACFAAFIPLYRAYGLPRGWMPHPRRIGRLAWNSLPLAGADAVEWGSRKLDIAILAQFASLSTIGIYYAVQQVTSLPSKLKTSFEPILGPVITRKLKEKDYKAIGKQVCQVGFWILAMQAGIALALGIPGEAVMGLIGPEFVSGTGALAILLAAEVVAALAVVSEAALIYMARMKNLYVSLFTIGLQAALTIGAMLAIEHYGMRESLKAPAAAAALFITLGTASLVKSFMLGRLLGFSVNNFRWALVYAAAPAVVVGYLATLLPEWLELLVGIPAILGTYGAVIWFRGFGPEDRVLFSRKVRKDAETVP; encoded by the coding sequence TTGAGCGATCCCGACGGCAAGGGCGCACCGCCGGCCAATCCCGCGACGAAGCCCGGTCCCGATGCGGCGGGCGGCGATATCGCCGCGCTGGCGAAGGGCGGGCAGACCAATTTCTTCGGTTTCCTGCTGCGCCTCGCCGCGCGTATCCCGTTCCTCTTCATCGCCGGGCGCATGTACGGGGACGAGGCGATGGGCCGCTTCGCAGCCGCGCTCGTCATCATCGAACTGACCAGCCAGCTCGCCTGCCTCGGCCAGAAACGCGGCCTCGCCCAGCAGCTGAGCCAGGACGAGGATCGCCATCCGTCCCATGTCATCGCCGATGGCATGGTGATGAGCGCCATCGTCGCCGCGTGCTTCATGGTCCTGCTGTCGCTGTTTCCCGACCCGATGTTTCCGCGCGGCCGGAACGACGATCTTGCGCTGCTGCTGCCGCTGTCGATCCTGCCCTTCTGCCTGACCGAGATCGCCCTCGCCGGATGCGCCTATCGCTACGACATCGGCACCACGGTAAAGGCGCGCGCGGTGGTGGAACCGTGGACGATCTCCATTGCCGCAGGCGTGCTGTTCTACCTCACCCCAGATGCCGGGCTGGAGCTTGCCTACGTCCTGTCGATCTTCGCCGCCTGTTTCGCGGCCTTCATCCCGCTCTACCGCGCCTATGGCTTGCCGCGCGGGTGGATGCCGCATCCGCGCCGCATCGGCCGGCTGGCGTGGAACAGCCTGCCGCTGGCCGGGGCCGACGCGGTCGAATGGGGCTCGCGCAAGCTCGACATCGCGATCCTTGCCCAGTTCGCCAGCCTGTCCACCATCGGCATCTACTACGCCGTCCAGCAGGTCACCTCGCTCCCCAGCAAGCTGAAGACCAGTTTCGAGCCCATCCTCGGCCCCGTCATCACCCGCAAGCTGAAGGAAAAAGACTACAAGGCCATCGGCAAGCAGGTGTGCCAGGTCGGCTTCTGGATCCTCGCGATGCAGGCCGGGATCGCGCTGGCGCTCGGCATTCCGGGCGAGGCTGTGATGGGCCTGATCGGGCCGGAATTCGTCAGCGGTACCGGCGCGCTCGCGATCCTGCTGGCCGCCGAAGTGGTCGCCGCGCTCGCCGTGGTGTCGGAAGCGGCGCTGATCTACATGGCGCGGATGAAGAACCTTTACGTGTCGCTGTTCACCATCGGCCTGCAGGCCGCGCTGACGATCGGCGCGATGCTGGCGATCGAACATTACGGCATGCGCGAATCGCTCAAAGCGCCCGCCGCCGCTGCCGCGCTGTTCATCACCCTCGGCACGGCGAGCCTTGTGAAGAGCTTCATGCTCGGCCGCCTGCTCGGCTTTTCGGTCAACAACTTCCGCTGGGCGCTGGTCTATGCCGCCGCGCCGGCAGTGGTGGTCGGCTATCTCGCCACGCTGCTGCCCGAATGGCTCGAGCTGCTGGTCGGCATCCCGGCGATCCTCGGCACCTATGGCGCGGTGATCTGGTTCCGCGGCTTCGGGCCGGAGGACCGCGTGCTGTTCAGCCGCAAGGTGCGCAAGGATGCGGAGACCGTGCCATGA
- a CDS encoding NAD(P)H-dependent glycerol-3-phosphate dehydrogenase, translating to MTSVAVIGGGAWGTALAQMLASDRRDVLLWAREAEVVEEINSAHRNSAFLPGAELAPSIRATGDLTLLEGIDTVLAVTPAQHLGSVIGAMGANPRDLVLCSKGIEAGTGKLMNDVAREAAPGSAIAVLSGPTFAHEVAAGLPTAVTLACAGGREQWERLSPVIARAAFRPYYSDDVTGAEIGGAVKNVLAIACGVVDGLGLGQNARAALIARGYAEMTRFGVALGAQPETLAGLCGLGDLVLTCSSTSSRNFSLGKALGEGQSAAVLMANRTTVAEGAHTAPVLAGLAEQRGIAMPIVAAVDRLLQGAAARDIVTELLARPLTTEGQGA from the coding sequence ATGACCTCGGTCGCCGTAATCGGCGGCGGTGCGTGGGGCACCGCGCTGGCGCAGATGCTCGCGAGCGACAGGCGCGATGTGCTGCTCTGGGCGCGCGAGGCGGAAGTGGTGGAAGAGATCAATTCCGCCCATCGCAATTCCGCCTTCCTGCCCGGGGCCGAGCTTGCGCCTTCAATCCGGGCGACCGGCGACCTGACCCTGCTCGAAGGGATCGACACGGTCCTCGCCGTCACGCCCGCCCAGCATCTCGGCAGCGTGATCGGCGCGATGGGAGCGAACCCGCGCGATCTCGTGCTGTGTTCGAAAGGTATCGAAGCCGGCACCGGCAAGCTGATGAACGACGTCGCGCGCGAAGCCGCACCCGGCAGCGCCATCGCGGTGCTCAGCGGGCCGACCTTCGCGCACGAGGTTGCTGCCGGCCTGCCGACCGCCGTGACCCTCGCCTGTGCCGGTGGGCGAGAGCAGTGGGAGCGGCTGTCCCCCGTGATCGCGCGGGCCGCGTTCCGCCCCTATTATTCCGACGACGTGACCGGGGCGGAAATCGGCGGTGCGGTCAAGAACGTGCTCGCCATTGCCTGCGGCGTGGTCGACGGGCTCGGCCTCGGCCAGAATGCCCGCGCCGCGCTAATCGCGCGCGGATATGCCGAAATGACCCGTTTCGGCGTGGCGCTGGGCGCGCAGCCGGAAACGCTCGCCGGGCTCTGCGGCCTCGGCGATCTTGTCCTGACCTGTTCTTCCACCTCCAGCCGCAATTTCTCGCTCGGCAAGGCGCTGGGCGAAGGCCAGTCGGCCGCGGTCCTGATGGCCAACCGCACCACCGTGGCAGAGGGCGCGCATACCGCACCGGTCCTGGCCGGCCTCGCGGAACAACGCGGTATCGCCATGCCCATCGTGGCGGCGGTCGATCGCCTGCTGCAAGGCGCAGCCGCACGCGACATCGTGACCGAGCTGCTCGCCCGCCCGCTCACCACCGAAGGGCAAGGCGCTTGA
- the tsaD gene encoding tRNA (adenosine(37)-N6)-threonylcarbamoyltransferase complex transferase subunit TsaD: MGVVLGIESSCDETAAALVTHDRRILAERIASQVDEHAPYGGVVPEIAARAHSERLAPLVQEVLDEAGLTLADCDAIAATAGPGLIGGVMVGLVTAKALAMAGDKPLLAVNHLEGHALSPRLADAALQFPYALLLVSGGHCQILRVEGVGRYSRLATTIDDALGEAFDKTAKILGLGYPGGPAVEKLAREGDPRAVPLPRPLVGSGEPHFSFAGLKSAVMRVHESGEHANADIAASFQQAAIDCVVDRLGVAFETMPPVSALVVAGGVAANAAMRGALEDFAATLGLPFTAPPMALCTDNAAMIAWAGQERLAAGFAADPLDVSARPRWPLDPDAAPARGAGVKA, from the coding sequence ATGGGGGTTGTCCTTGGCATTGAATCGAGCTGCGACGAAACCGCAGCAGCGCTCGTCACCCATGACCGGCGGATCCTGGCGGAGCGTATTGCTTCGCAGGTGGACGAACACGCGCCCTATGGCGGCGTGGTGCCGGAGATCGCCGCGCGTGCCCATTCCGAACGGCTCGCGCCGTTGGTGCAGGAGGTGCTCGATGAAGCGGGCCTCACTCTCGCCGATTGCGATGCGATTGCTGCCACCGCCGGCCCCGGGCTGATCGGCGGGGTCATGGTCGGCCTTGTCACGGCAAAGGCGCTGGCGATGGCGGGCGACAAGCCGCTGCTGGCGGTCAACCATCTGGAAGGCCACGCGCTGAGCCCCCGCCTGGCCGACGCGGCACTGCAATTCCCCTACGCCTTGCTGCTTGTATCCGGCGGGCACTGCCAGATCCTGCGCGTCGAGGGCGTCGGCCGGTACAGCCGCCTTGCGACGACCATCGACGATGCTCTGGGCGAGGCATTCGACAAGACCGCCAAGATCCTCGGTCTCGGCTATCCGGGCGGTCCGGCGGTCGAGAAGCTGGCGCGGGAAGGCGATCCGCGCGCCGTTCCCCTTCCCCGCCCGCTGGTCGGCAGCGGGGAACCCCATTTCAGCTTCGCCGGGCTCAAGAGCGCGGTTATGCGCGTGCATGAAAGCGGCGAGCATGCCAACGCCGATATCGCCGCAAGCTTCCAGCAGGCCGCGATCGACTGCGTAGTCGACCGGCTCGGCGTCGCATTCGAGACGATGCCGCCGGTCTCCGCGCTGGTGGTGGCAGGCGGCGTCGCCGCGAATGCCGCGATGCGCGGGGCGCTGGAAGATTTCGCCGCCACCCTCGGCCTTCCCTTCACCGCGCCGCCGATGGCGCTATGCACCGATAACGCCGCGATGATCGCCTGGGCGGGGCAGGAACGGCTTGCCGCGGGATTTGCCGCCGACCCGCTCGACGTGTCCGCTCGCCCGCGCTGGCCGCTCGACCCCGATGCCGCCCCGGCGCGCGGTGCGGGAGTGAAGGCATGA
- the hemC gene encoding hydroxymethylbilane synthase — MSDGVQIRLGTRRSPLAMAQAEETARRLCAAHGWSGEAVELVPVISSGDKIQDRPLAEIGGKALWTRELDLWLADGRIDAAVHSLKDVETIRPQEIAIAAMLPRADVRDRLVGARSIAAIPSGAVVGTSAPRRAAQILHARPDCKVVSIRGNVASRLAKLAAGEVDATFLAAAGLKRLGETGVGHALDPDEWLPAPSQGAIGIECLATNPRATELLAPLDDADTRAGVSTERALLAALGGTCHSPIAALTEVTGDAVVLTAAIFSPDGAHRVDGTATMARGDYGPAHRLARDLLDRAVPAIRSVFEAA, encoded by the coding sequence ATGTCCGATGGAGTGCAGATCAGGCTCGGCACGCGCCGTTCGCCGCTGGCGATGGCGCAGGCGGAGGAAACGGCCCGTCGCCTGTGCGCGGCGCACGGCTGGAGCGGGGAGGCGGTGGAGCTGGTCCCCGTCATTTCCAGCGGCGACAAGATCCAGGATCGCCCCCTGGCGGAGATCGGCGGCAAGGCCCTGTGGACGCGCGAGCTCGACCTCTGGCTCGCCGATGGGCGCATCGATGCGGCGGTCCATTCGCTGAAGGATGTCGAGACGATCCGTCCGCAGGAAATCGCGATTGCCGCCATGTTGCCGCGCGCCGATGTGCGCGACCGGCTGGTGGGTGCGCGCAGCATCGCCGCCATTCCTTCGGGCGCGGTCGTGGGCACCTCTGCACCGCGCCGGGCCGCGCAGATCCTCCACGCCCGGCCGGACTGCAAGGTCGTGTCAATCCGCGGCAACGTCGCCAGCCGGCTGGCAAAGCTCGCGGCGGGGGAGGTGGACGCGACTTTTCTCGCGGCTGCGGGGCTGAAGCGGTTGGGCGAGACAGGCGTCGGCCATGCCCTCGATCCGGACGAGTGGCTCCCGGCCCCGTCGCAGGGGGCTATCGGGATCGAGTGCCTTGCCACGAACCCGCGGGCGACGGAACTGCTGGCGCCGCTCGACGATGCCGATACGCGGGCAGGCGTTTCGACGGAGCGCGCTCTGCTCGCAGCCTTGGGCGGCACGTGCCACAGCCCGATCGCCGCGCTGACCGAAGTCACGGGCGACGCGGTCGTGCTGACCGCCGCGATCTTCAGCCCCGACGGCGCCCACCGCGTGGACGGCACGGCAACGATGGCGCGCGGCGATTACGGTCCGGCGCACCGCCTCGCCCGCGACCTGCTGGACCGCGCGGTGCCCGCCATCCGCTCCGTTTTCGAGGCGGCGTGA
- a CDS encoding uroporphyrinogen-III synthase → MTRVVAFRPEPGLSRTIAAGQEAGIEIAGAPLGEVAAVPWDAPPAREYDGLLVGSANVFRHGGRALQGLRALPVHCVGEATAEAARAEGFSVARTGEGGLQTVLDGLTGKDIRLLRLSGSERVNLSPTAKVEVDEIAVYEVRPLPLDMIVAQGLPGSIALLHSAATARHLAQECDRLGIDRAAATVAALGPRIAAAAGPGWAAIHSAERPNDAHLLALVSQICKTA, encoded by the coding sequence GTGACCCGGGTCGTCGCCTTCAGGCCGGAGCCGGGATTGTCCCGCACGATTGCTGCCGGGCAAGAGGCTGGCATCGAGATTGCCGGAGCACCGCTCGGCGAGGTCGCGGCCGTGCCCTGGGATGCGCCGCCCGCGCGTGAATACGACGGCCTGCTGGTCGGCAGTGCCAATGTCTTCCGGCACGGCGGCAGGGCCTTGCAAGGCCTGCGCGCGCTTCCGGTTCACTGTGTCGGCGAAGCGACGGCCGAAGCCGCACGGGCGGAAGGGTTTTCGGTCGCAAGGACGGGCGAGGGCGGCTTGCAGACAGTGCTCGACGGCCTGACCGGCAAGGATATCCGCCTGCTGCGCCTGTCCGGAAGCGAGAGGGTGAACCTCAGCCCCACCGCCAAGGTCGAGGTGGACGAGATCGCGGTCTACGAAGTCCGGCCCCTGCCGCTGGACATGATCGTGGCACAAGGGTTGCCGGGCAGCATCGCACTGCTCCATTCAGCCGCCACCGCGCGCCATCTTGCGCAGGAATGCGACCGGTTGGGTATCGACCGCGCGGCTGCCACCGTGGCGGCACTCGGCCCGCGGATCGCTGCTGCCGCAGGGCCCGGCTGGGCGGCAATCCACAGCGCCGAACGGCCCAACGACGCCCATTTGCTGGCGCTGGTGTCGCAAATCTGTAAAACGGCCTGA